Genomic segment of Pochonia chlamydosporia 170 chromosome 1, whole genome shotgun sequence:
ATGTTTTCTTCCCTTGACGTTGGCGTCCCCTTGCAAATCTACGGTATCATCCAGAGGATATAAGCCATTTGCTGCCCAGCTCTGTGTTTGAGAAGCACCTTGGCAAAGAGAAAGACACCCAAAGCGGAACAAAGCGAAACATGGAAAATGGCTTGCTGACATGCCTGGTTCTCATTTGACAGGTGGCGGATACCCGACCACCCGGCGCGAGGCCCAACTACACCGACACATCTGGGGTCGACAAGTATGTGATGCCCGAGGAGGAGTACGAAAAGAAGAACGACTCGGTGTTGGCATGGAAAAAGGCCCAGAAGCTTGGTCGCTTCGACCCCAACGCCCCAAGCCACGAGCAAGCCAGGCTGGAAGCCCTGGAACAGGAGGTGCGCCAACGTGGCATTCAAGTCGGTAGGAGGTGCCGCATCGGCGGTGAGGACACGAGGCGAGGGGTGGTAAAATATGTTGGAGAGGTAAAGCAGATTCCCAACGGTATTGGACAGTGGGTGGGTGTTCACTTAGATGAGCCAGTTGGAAAAAACGACGGCAGTATCGACGGCGCCAGGTACTGGGGAGAGCCATCGACTATGAAGCATGGTGTGTTTGTGCGTCCAGAGCGAGTGGAGGTAGGGGAATATCCGCCTATGGATGACCTCGAAGACATGGAGGAAATCTAGCCGACAGCAAAAGGCCAGCAAGTCTTCGAATTAAACGATGGCTCGCAAGTCAGTACACAATGCTAGCATCAATTCATCAAACGGTAGGGCATTGGGCATGGAACCACAAGCTCTAAGCACAATGAATCACGGTTTCCCGTCTTAGTATGCGCCATTCGAATTTGAAATAGACGTTTTATTATCTTTCACACGTGGAAGGGATATATATGGTTTCCGCACAACCAACTCGGCGCGAAATCGTGGCACGGTGCTTGTTCTGGCTGAAAACTTGACTGCCACGCACTACGGCTGGCAGACTCACAACTCACCTCTCATCCAGGCTACGCTACAAACAGTGCGTCAAACATGAACAGGTCACTATTCTACACATCCACGGACCATGGACGAGGCGTCGATCCAGTCCAAAAGTGAGTACTGACagtggtgtggtgtggtaACCGATCATCCATGCCAAGCCTGTCCCGGAGTTGAGAACGCAGATTCTCGAGTGAATTTGAGACGCGAAGCTAGATTGTTACAGTTGGAAGGGCATTCTCTTGTGGTATTTGCAAGAGCTATTGCTCGGCATGCGCTTCTTCCGGTCATCACTTATGGTTAGAGAAGCTGTTTCAGACCGTCCAACGGAGTCTACAGTGATGTGGCGCAGGTCGGGAGCACATTTCAAGTAAGCATGCTCACGTTGGACATGGCCTGCAGAGGTGACTACAAGCAGGTCGTTGCTCTATGGCAACCTGAAAGGAAACGACCCCTTTTGGCAGAGTGTGCTTTTTAACACATGGATgcgtttggcgttggatgTGACGACTCAAAGGACGGTCCACGGTGGCGAGGAAGCGATTCAAGAGGAAGGTTCCAGGCTCCAGAttcccatcgccaaaccgCCCCATCAGTTCCATAATACTCCGTGAAGTATCAGACAATatattaaaaaaaaaaacgaaAAACCGAGATGGTGTTTGAGAGTGGATGACTGGGGCGaggaaaaaaggaaagaaaaggaaacGTATATATGAGTGTAGGGTATTCTACACAATGAGGTGTGGAGGACGGGTCGTCAGGCTTGAGCACGGCTGCTAGTTTCGCTGTGGCGGTTCACAAGCCTTggaggcttcaacaccatctatTGAAACTACAACGCACAGTTCCAGCCGCAGGTGTCCCATCCGTCCCATTCGGCCGGGAATACCGGTCCTGAATGACTTGGTAACATTACAGTATactttactccgtacgaTCGTTCAATAGGGGCGGGCAGCAAACGACGCGTGGCTGAAATATAAAACGGCCCCCGCGCTATGGAACTATTGTCCGCCATGCGCAGCCCAAGTCCTGCAGGAGGCGTGTTGTATCAAGTATGTGGCAGCTTCGTCCCATCTCGAACTGGGGGTTGGGAGTGGGAATGTGAGAAAAACAGCGGCCccaaaaaacaaaaacgaAATAAATCCCACTTCGCACTTCGCACTTCCCACTTTCACTTGCGAGGTGGCTTGTCAGCTCAATGGCACGCCCGGCGGACGGCCTCCAAAATGAACAGCCTGGCAAAATGGAGCTGACAGCGAAGGAATAACTGCGTTTCCAACGGGTGGGATTTGCGGCACAGCATGCGACGGAAGACCCCctgggagatggaggctgAAGGACGTTCCGGAGGACGAGGGAAAGATGGCGGCGATTAAAGGAGAGATGGGATTATTATGCGGTTCGTGTCATGGTCGGTTGATGCAGACTTTTGGATCTGGCGTTGGTTTCAGCGATGAACTTGTCATCTGGGTGTTTTACGTGTGGCGGCGATGGGGATATGTATGTGTGATGAAGGGTTTGTGGGGGGTTGTTGTGTTTGAGAAGGAGTCAGTATCTGTGGTTTACCCCGTTTCTGTTTTACTGACTAGGACTGTGTTGTACTTGGGGTAAATGGGTTGATGTGAGATGTTGCCGGGGAATAATGCAGTATccttgttggtgttgagaacTTTagaagctggaggctgtGAATGAGCAGGGTCAGCGGCGACGGCAGTGAAAAggcatggaacattgaagtgtTTGTGACCAGTCAAGCAGTGAATGACTTGATTGCATCAGGTTGCCCTTCACAATACTGTCAAGTAGTGTACAGCGGCCGTCAAACTGCAAGGCGTCTGGtatgaacattgaatgacAATGGCCAGCGGTTTGGCTTATTTCGCTGCGGGCGCTGGTGAGCATGTCTCAACTTGTCTCGTAGGAACTGTTGGTTCGAAATGCAGCTCCAGCAGGAGTTTGTCCGGAGCAGCATGATGCGAAACTCATGCAAGCGCATGCATGCACGAGTCGGTTCTCGCCACGGGCATGCGAGGTGAAGATGCTGATGGTCTGGACAGAGGATGAGGTCTGAGGTAAGAGATGATATGAAGGTGTGACGCAGACTATTACAAGCAAAGAGCCAGCCTGAGGCATGCAGTGCAGTCCAACTCCGTCGTTTCTTGGTACGCAGCCATCGGTCAAAAGCCGTTGATACTAGCTCAGTAGCAGTTGAAGCGGTTTGCTGCAGAAAGTtaattgatgctggtgccCGTATTTGtttgtgtccatgtccgtccGGTCCATTGGATGTCTTGCCTGGTCTTGCCTGATCTGGTTCTGGTCACTTCATCCTTCGGCCATCTCCACCGTTGTGagtttgcttccatgtcggctGCCGACGGCGCCGCCGGTTCCTTAGTTCCTCATCCATCGGCCAAAGGGTCGATCTAATGGCTCAACATAAACCCCAATCTCCGCCCATCACCGCATCCAATTTACAGTCAGCATCTTGCATTTCGACATTGACGACCCCAATGTCGCTTCGCTCGAATTGATCCCAATGACCGATGACGGATGACCGGGTCGTCAACCCCGCCACCATTGAGTAACTGCCGATTTCCCCAACGCCCATCTGCATCTCCAGGTTAGGTCATCAGCCTCGAATCCCGAGTCGTCCGAGACTCCCGGCCGACCGCTGCCTTTGCGACAGATACCTAGCATCTTGCATCTCAACTTGCTGCAGCATCGCAGTCCAAGTCTGGTTACGACCTGCATACCATCTGCCGACTGCATACGCAGTCATGGCCGGCTTACTAGCCAGCCTCGGAGGCAGGCTTTGGTCCATACTGCTCGTCGTGGTTCTGGCATCGCTGGTCTCCGCGCAAGATGACATCGCTGTCTTCACGTCCGCCAACAAGGAAGTTCCGGATTGGGCGCGGCCAAACGCCCTGGAGCTGCAGCTTACCTCGCAGCCACGGGGTTTGAGTCCCGTCAAGTTCACTGTGATTCCCTTGACGGCCAGTCTGGGACTGAATGGAACCGGCGAGGTCCGCGGAGTAAGAAGCCTC
This window contains:
- a CDS encoding tubulin specific chaperone cofactor B (similar to Metarhizium acridum CQMa 102 XP_007812900.1); translated protein: MADVPLQVISENAASERRITPSWSIATLKAKLEPITGVPPSAQKLSLKTSGGSDAVLLEAADEDNTRLSSFPLAPYAELHVADTRPPGARPNYTDTSGVDKYVMPEEEYEKKNDSVLAWKKAQKLGRFDPNAPSHEQARLEALEQEVRQRGIQVGRRCRIGGEDTRRGVVKYVGEVKQIPNGIGQWVGVHLDEPVGKNDGSIDGARYWGEPSTMKHGVFVRPERVEVGEYPPMDDLEDMEEI